CTGAGTGTAATACTTCTGCTAGGGCACAACATTATTTTGGCTGGGAGGAGGTGCTAAAGTTGGGAGGAGAGACAGAGTAACTGCACAACTATATGACTGAGAgctattttctctttttctttgccCTCATAACCATGATTGGTTTCCAGCATTTCGGTTTGTTTCCTGTTGAACAGTCATTAGTGGTCTGCCTTTGATATCAAGCAGCAACCTTAATCGAATAAAGTTGGCATAAGATGACATGCTGATATATGAGCTTAGGATATTATTGAGGgggaaagaaaaacacaacacCTCTAAACTACAGTGTACCTTTTTTCAGCATTTCAGTTTGGAGTTAGCAAGAAAAGCAACAAGCCAACAAAGTTACAGAAGTAGTGGGGAGTCTCAAGTTTGCTACTAATGAAGATCATCTCTCATGTTGTCTAAACTCTCAATTGTACTGCATCCAGCTTCCTTCTTTGCACGTTGGACATAATCAGCTTCTTTCACCAACAGCTTTGCCCTCTCCAATAGACAAGTATGATGTGGCACCATCCCAGCTACAGCGTAAGTACTGGTAAGAGCAAGCCAATCAGCTGGATGTTCTTCATGTATTTGTTCTAATTCTTGTTTCACACGCTCTGCGACATCAACATTACCATAGACTCTACAAGCCCCAAGCAAGGCACGCCAAGCAGTGCTGTCCCTCTCCAGTGGCAATCCCCTGATTAGCTCGTATGCTTCTTCCAGCAAGCCAGCACGGCCTAAGAGATCGATAATACATCCATAATGTTCAATCTTTGGGATCATTTTATACACTTCCACCATTCTCCTGAAACACTTTGTCCCCTCTTCCACTAAACCTCCATGGCTACAAGAATTTAGCACCGCCAAAAAGGTCACTTCGTTAGGTGCAAATCCCTCCTCCTCCATTATATGAAAGAGCGTTACAGCATGATTGGCTTGCCCGTGTAGCCCATAACCCGAAATCATGGCCGTCCAAGACCTGACGTCTTTGCACTCCATTCTATCGAAAACACTGACTGCTTTCTCAAGCAACCCACTCTTAGCATACATATCTACGATTGCTGTGCCAAGAACTACATCCAACACCAACTGCTGCTCCTCCACATAATCATGCACGTATTGTCCTATAGCCAGAGCCCCAGATGCAGAGCAAGCAGAAAGCAGTCCTGCCAAGGTAGATGAATTAGGAAGTAGGCCATCATGCTTCATCAATGTCAGCAATTCCAAAGCTTCTTCAAGAAAACCCGTTTTAGCATACACATCAATCAAACAGTTCCACAATACGACATCTTTCTTAacatcaatttcatcaaagATTCTACGAGCAGAATAAATGAACCGATGTTTCCCATACATGGAAATTAATGCAGTAACTATATTTAGATTACACAAAAATCCAACCTTGAGGCAAAACATATGTAGACATTCTCCTAAAGAAATATCTCTTAGTTCCCCCACCGCTGACAAAACACGGAGTGCAGTAGTCACACTGATGGCAGAACCATCCCTATATAGTTTTTTGAACAAATCCACAACCAAATCATATTGAGACGCACAAAGATAGCCCCCCATCAACGTGTTCCATGAAACCAAGTCTCTCATTGTCCTCAATTCATCAAACAGCTGGTGGGCCTCAGGAATTCTCCCACAAACACAATAGAAATGCAAAAGAGCATTCTTGACattcaaaaacaaatcaaaccCAGTTTTGAGAACAACCGTATGAACTCCAAGCCCAGTCCAGACCTCCAATAAACGAGAACAAGATTTCAGAACCGAAACAAAAGTGAACTGATCAAGCAAGAAATCTTGTCTGTGGTTTTGGGCTCTCATGCAATTGAACAAAGCAAGACCTATTTGGGGTTCACTGCTGATGGAATACCCTCTGAGCATGGTATTGAACATGTAAAGGTTTGGGCTTTTTATCTGTTCGAAAACAGCGGCTGCATACCGGATATCTTGCATACAAACTTGTGCAAGAAGTTTGCTCAGTGGGTATGGAATATTGTCAAAACCAGTCTTCAACATCATCCCATGAATCTGAGCAGTTTGAGAGGTCTGTTTACATGATTGTAACAAGGAAATGAGATTCTCATGTTGATGGTCCGTAGAAAATCTACAGTAACTTCGATGATTAATAGACCAAATTCTCAATTCTTGCCAGAAATGCCAGttgatatttgttttgatCATAAGCCGGGGCAGAAACATTCACCAGAATTGATTACTGCTAAGCGCACATTTAGAAGTCATGATCCATCATGAAAAGATGGCTCTTTTTccatttaaaagaatataaaagactgaataaataaatctaaaatccTAGCATCAAACACGGCTTTACTGAACTACCCCGGGCGATTATCACGCCTTCTCCTAAAAGCGTGCTTCTATTCATCGGTTTCATTCTTGAGACTACTCTCTATTGTGAACTGGTGATACTCCACGAAAACCACCTTTCTTGGCGAAGTGAACGGAGGGGACTTCGGGAATGGCCACCACGGGTGCGGCCGCTGACGGAATCAATGAAGAAGCGCGTTTTAGTTCCTCCGTCGAAGCCGACAATGATGACCTGAAGCTCCTTCGTGACTCTGTCCGTGCGGTGCCGGCTCAACCCCTCAAAGACCTGCTGTCTAACGGCGTCAGTTCTGTTCTCAAAATCAatctttcctttcttgttATGTTCTATTTAGTTCTAATAATGCTTATTATGTTGCAAAAATCAGCAGAAcgggaatttatttattttcttacaacTTACAAGTGTATCTTACTGGAAGAGTGCTATTCGTTGTTTCTGTTCAatctttattcaaattttagagctttttgtatattacagaAGTCATTAACTGATTTTTCGAGTGTAAGTTTCACGTTTTCTGCTAATCAAGTTTATAACTTCTCCCTTGGTGTGTTAATAGCTGCTGTTTTCATGGCGTTGTCACTAAAGATTGAAATGTTAAGAGTTGGGATTAAAATATCTGTTGAAAGACAGTAGATTTTTAACAAATCCCTGTATCGTGATTCCAGTTTGATGGATCCGAACAAACTTTTAATGCGAAGTGCAGAGTccaatttatgttttaaaccACTTTAGTCGGTTTATCTTGATAACTTGATGTTTATGTAATAGAGGTTTCATTACCGTGCAGGTTTGTGTGCGATGTATATTTCGGCTATTTTCTCTTCATGAGCAAATTTGTTCTCGTCCTTCCCTGGTGACACCAATTCTTAGTACAATTCTTCGTGAAGTAACAGGATGTGAAGGAGATGGCACTAGTAGTAGTCCTAGAGAAACTAAAGATTTGAATGATTTAGAATCCTTGAGAGAGGTCAAGGAGGAGATTAAAGTTTGTAGTGTTTGTCTAGGCATCTTGCAGTTTCTATATAATGATGATAATGGGACATTGGTGAAAAAGGATTCTGCCAGTGATTTTGCTGCAGCGATGGAAGAAGTTGTAAAGCAAGAGGGCCATCAAAGTGATAGCTTCTCACTTGAAGTCTCGCTACCCCAAGATGTTGTTGAAAATGAACAAGCAGTTTGGTTAGTGATTTGTTTGcaaattgttgaattttaattgatcaTGAATCCCAGGGCTGGCTCAAAATCCCTTCTGTTAGctttatgtatttgttgtacttgtaattttgactcgttttttggtttttctacTCATTCATTGAGGCGTTCATTGATATATATGCACTACCCGTGATTTCAGATACTTTGATCATTTTGTTCATTAGGTTGTATATACAAGAGAAGTATAGTTCTGAATCTTGGTTCCTGGAAAAGCTTCCATCTGAATGCTTTGCCACAAAAGATTTCCTGAAGTTGTCTGTGACAAATCCTTTGGAGACATTGTTGGTAAACTTTTACTCCATTTCAATCATCACAGTTTGTAAAAATTGCTGAATTTCTTTAAACTGAAGCATTCAATTGGCATAACTTGAACTTCATAATTGCACTGAACATTCTATGAGGAAAAGAGATGGAAACTGATGGCTGCATTGTAAATATTGCAAAGCGGAGATGCTgattctctctttcttctatgtttcttttttgtttttgggatAAAGATACAACTGTAGAGGGTTTAGTCTTTTAAAAGGTTGACATTTTGTAGGGTATAAAATGCAATGTAAGTTCTTTCCGAGTTCGCTTGACATACACACTTTCTGATGCATCAACAAGGGACCGGCACATAAAGGAGAAAAATGGATTCTGTAAGAGGAGGAAAACAGGTAATAAATATTCGATCAGTTTGAGTTTGAAGCATAAGCAATAGATACTAGAGTCTATAGAAGTCTGGCATTctaaattttagtaaaataccgtacttgtttaaaaatattttttatttatcacttTGTTAGTGGTATTGTCTAACCAAGTGTCGCCCCATTTTCATGTACTGCCACCTTATGGTACTGTATGGCCAGGTGTCCCTTAATATTTGGAAAGATGTGATTATGTTGATCTCTCTTGAAAAGTTTATACTGTAGCAAGCGGCATCTGAGGCatatattattacgcttttgTCCAGTCATGCTTATTGCGTGCAACCTTATGGTGCTCAGAAAGTGTGAACTAATGATGCTTGAGGATGGGCCTCTATGCTTATATTCATCTAAACACAGAGTGTGTCATTTGTCTAACAGTGTAGACATCCAGAATAATTGAACTAGCATTTTGATAGAATTCATAATTGCATTCAAGAGATAGCTATCTATTGGTTCTTTGGCTATAACAGTCAAGAGACGGTGAAGGCAGATATGTGAGGAATGTTGCGGTTAGTTGTTCTGCATTCTGCACATTTCACTTCCTTTAAAATGTCAATGGAACAGATGACAGTGATAACTTCAAGAAAGATGGTGGCTTTCATAGAGTTGAAGGACATGATCTCACTAGAAAATCTTCAACCGCCTTGGAAGATGGCAGGGTTGGTCTATCAAAATTCCCTCTAGAGAAGGTATtgttttcaattatttgttCATCTGGCTCTTTATGTCTTGCTTCCTTGTCATGCATTTCACCCTTGTCAGTCTCCCTTAAAATAAGGAACTATAAGGAGCTTCGCAgcatacttatatttattgtaatactCTTCAAACTTTGAATTATTGATGCTGGATTACTAAatatgtaacttttttatttttaggtcAACCAGTGCTGCTCCTTGAACTTTCAATGCTACAGAACTTCCGTCTATGTTGGTGGGAGATATCTTAAGGTGCTATAACATTGCTGCATAATGTTCCTTGGATAATGTCAGTATGTCACTGATAATGCGTTCTATTTATCTAGACTTGAGAAACAGTTGTTTGATCCTTTTGCACTTTGAATTTCATTCATAAGTGTGAATCGTTTGATATTATAGATAATCACATTTGTTGACCCTAAAGTTCTCCTTCAGTTTTGCTTTACATTGTTATATGCTGTCATTGGCAGATAGCAGCATTTTATGCATGCTTGTATCGAAGGGATTCACTTTTAAGGGCTTTGTCCTTCCTGTAACCCATACCTAGTTAGGAGGCCAACCAACTGTCTTTTTTTGTCAGATTGACTGATAGGGAAAACAATTATGTTGTTGCTCTTTCTGATGCAGTACTCTAGAAATGTCAGTCAGACACGCTGGATCATAGATGATGAGCGAATGGGTGAAGCATCTATTGAGGTAGAGGACCtcctaataattctttattttcagGGTAATGATGTGAGATGATGAAAAGGCGTCGTTCATGAGTTTTCATGCTTTGCCTTTGCAGGAAATAGTTGGTGGCAACATCCTTCCCATGTGCCAGGGTGACACTTATAAGTTTCACGCTGCCGGCAGAGAAGATATTGATGTAAAGGAGCTTTCAGATTTCAGAATTAgttatttctgaattttcaaatacCATTCAGTTTTCATTCCATCTCTCCTTGCTAGGTTCGGATGTTGGGTACAGGGCGGCCTTTTCTGGTTGAGATCCAAAATGCACGCCAAGTCCCTTCTGATGCGTTAGTAAAAGATAtcgaaaacaaaataaatagcCTAGAAAGCAAA
The window above is part of the Sesamum indicum cultivar Zhongzhi No. 13 linkage group LG2, S_indicum_v1.0, whole genome shotgun sequence genome. Proteins encoded here:
- the LOC105178086 gene encoding pentatricopeptide repeat-containing protein At1g26900, mitochondrial; translation: MFLPRLMIKTNINWHFWQELRIWSINHRSYCRFSTDHQHENLISLLQSCKQTSQTAQIHGMMLKTGFDNIPYPLSKLLAQVCMQDIRYAAAVFEQIKSPNLYMFNTMLRGYSISSEPQIGLALFNCMRAQNHRQDFLLDQFTFVSVLKSCSRLLEVWTGLGVHTVVLKTGFDLFLNVKNALLHFYCVCGRIPEAHQLFDELRTMRDLVSWNTLMGGYLCASQYDLVVDLFKKLYRDGSAISVTTALRVLSAVGELRDISLGECLHMFCLKVGFLCNLNIVTALISMYGKHRFIYSARRIFDEIDVKKDVVLWNCLIDVYAKTGFLEEALELLTLMKHDGLLPNSSTLAGLLSACSASGALAIGQYVHDYVEEQQLVLDVVLGTAIVDMYAKSGLLEKAVSVFDRMECKDVRSWTAMISGYGLHGQANHAVTLFHIMEEEGFAPNEVTFLAVLNSCSHGGLVEEGTKCFRRMVEVYKMIPKIEHYGCIIDLLGRAGLLEEAYELIRGLPLERDSTAWRALLGACRVYGNVDVAERVKQELEQIHEEHPADWLALTSTYAVAGMVPHHTCLLERAKLLVKEADYVQRAKKEAGCSTIESLDNMRDDLH
- the LOC105178095 gene encoding putative tRNA pseudouridine synthase Pus10 isoform X1; this encodes MATTGAAADGINEEARFSSSVEADNDDLKLLRDSVRAVPAQPLKDLLSNGVCVRCIFRLFSLHEQICSRPSLVTPILSTILREVTGCEGDGTSSSPRETKDLNDLESLREVKEEIKVCSVCLGILQFLYNDDNGTLVKKDSASDFAAAMEEVVKQEGHQSDSFSLEVSLPQDVVENEQAVWLYIQEKYSSESWFLEKLPSECFATKDFLKLSVTNPLETLLGIKCNVSSFRVRLTYTLSDASTRDRHIKEKNGFCKRRKTDDSDNFKKDGGFHRVEGHDLTRKSSTALEDGRVGLSKFPLEKVNQCCSLNFQCYRTSVYVGGRYLKYSRNVSQTRWIIDDERMGEASIEEIVGGNILPMCQGDTYKFHAAGREDIDVRMLGTGRPFLVEIQNARQVPSDALVKDIENKINSLESKFVKVKNLKVLGNQGWELMREGEAEKQKQYAALVWIPRPLNDDDVQTLASVRDMQILQKTPIRVLHRRSPLEREKTIHWMRIERIAGSSQYFLLHLCTQAGTYIKEFVHGDLGRTHPSIGSILKCRAEILQLDVTDVKMDCFQA
- the LOC105178095 gene encoding putative tRNA pseudouridine synthase Pus10 isoform X2 — translated: MATTGAAADGINEEARFSSSVEADNDDLKLLRDSVRAVPAQPLKDLLSNGVCVRCIFRLFSLHEQICSRPSLVTPILSTILREVTGCEGDGTSSSPRETKDLNDLESLREVKEEIKVCSVCLGILQFLYNDDNGTLVKKDSASDFAAAMEEVVKQEGHQSDSFSLEVSLPQDVVENEQAVWLYIQEKYSSESWFLEKLPSECFATKDFLKLSVTNPLETLLGIKCNVSSFRVRLTYTLSDASTRDRHIKEKNGFCKRRKTDDSDNFKKDGGFHRVEGHDLTRKSSTALEDGRVGLSKFPLEKVNQCCSLNFQCYRTSVYVGGRYLKYSRNVSQTRWIIDDERMGEASIEEIVGGNILPMCQGDTYKFHAAGREDIDVRMLGTGRPFLVEIQNARQVPSDALVKDIENKINSLESKFVKVKNLKVLGNQGWELMREGEAEKQYAALVWIPRPLNDDDVQTLASVRDMQILQKTPIRVLHRRSPLEREKTIHWMRIERIAGSSQYFLLHLCTQAGTYIKEFVHGDLGRTHPSIGSILKCRAEILQLDVTDVKMDCFQA